A portion of the Adhaeribacter radiodurans genome contains these proteins:
- the purU gene encoding formyltetrahydrofolate deformylase, giving the protein MIYTLRIDCPDRKGLIYDITRVVFNYNLNIISNDEFVDNTLNHFYMRAEVEGELQVEQVTAELYTVLPAGVNIQLLPQQKKNIVILVTKEHHCLGDLLLRYEFNDLQANILAVIGNYDVLEPLVTRFGIQFHYVTHQDKTREEHDEEIAQVVKSYQPEYIVLAKYMRVLSSGFVAQFPGRIINIHHSFLPAFIGANPYKQAYERGVKIIGATAHFVSNELDEGPIIAQNVIQVNHAHSARDMAQSGRDVEKIVLAQALKLVFADKVFISGNRTIIF; this is encoded by the coding sequence GTGGTTTTTAATTATAATTTAAATATTATCAGCAACGATGAGTTTGTAGATAATACTTTAAATCATTTTTACATGCGTGCCGAAGTAGAAGGCGAATTACAGGTAGAACAAGTTACCGCCGAACTGTACACGGTATTACCCGCCGGCGTAAATATTCAACTGCTGCCTCAGCAAAAGAAAAACATTGTTATTCTGGTTACTAAAGAGCATCATTGCCTCGGCGATTTATTGTTGCGCTACGAGTTTAACGATTTGCAGGCCAATATTCTGGCGGTAATTGGAAACTATGATGTATTAGAGCCCTTGGTAACACGTTTCGGAATCCAGTTCCATTATGTAACCCACCAAGATAAAACCCGCGAAGAACACGACGAGGAAATAGCGCAAGTAGTTAAAAGTTACCAACCCGAGTATATTGTATTAGCCAAATACATGCGGGTACTTAGCTCAGGCTTTGTCGCGCAGTTTCCCGGCCGCATTATCAATATTCATCATTCCTTCTTACCCGCTTTTATTGGAGCTAACCCTTATAAGCAAGCCTACGAGCGAGGAGTAAAGATTATTGGGGCAACTGCGCATTTTGTAAGTAATGAATTAGACGAAGGGCCTATTATTGCGCAAAACGTTATTCAGGTAAATCACGCCCATAGCGCCCGCGACATGGCCCAATCGGGTCGGGATGTTGAAAAAATTGTGCTGGCGCAGGCGCTAAAATTAGTTTTTGCAGATAAAGTATTTATTAGCGGAAACCGGACTATTATTTTTTAA
- a CDS encoding ammonium transporter has protein sequence MKEKLSIVPFSMLVIVSVLGVALSGVPGTMPTEGLNSGDIAWMLAATGLVLLMTPGLALFYGGMVNAKNVISTMLQSFICMGIISILWIVVGFSLAFGDSIGGFIGDPRTYFMFNGVLESKPWPLAATIPLVLFAFFQLKFAVITPALITGSFSERIRFTSYILLACLFSMFIYAPIAHWTWHPEGFLFKMGVLDFAGGTVVHISAGCAALASAIYLGKRKQEIAHTTPANIPFVLVGTGLLWFGWFGFNAGSAVSASGLAASAFATTNTAAAAAGIAWILFDAFRGKKPSAMGFCIGVVVGLVAITPAAGFVGISVSIFIGTVAAIISNLAVSWRGKSSLDDTLDVFPCHGVGGIVGMLMTGIFAHQGINPGNTTGNGLFYGETKLFLIHLTALGIVVAFSFLGTFVLLKITDLITPLRVSEEEENIGLDVSQHEEKLLVA, from the coding sequence ATGAAAGAAAAATTATCTATCGTTCCCTTCTCTATGCTGGTAATTGTCAGCGTACTGGGTGTTGCCTTATCGGGAGTACCCGGAACCATGCCTACTGAAGGCTTAAACTCCGGTGACATAGCCTGGATGCTGGCAGCAACAGGTTTGGTTTTACTAATGACTCCCGGTCTGGCATTGTTTTACGGAGGCATGGTAAATGCTAAAAACGTTATTTCAACGATGTTGCAAAGTTTTATTTGCATGGGTATAATCAGTATTCTTTGGATTGTGGTAGGTTTTAGCCTGGCTTTTGGTGACTCTATCGGCGGTTTTATTGGTGACCCCCGCACTTACTTTATGTTTAACGGAGTACTCGAAAGCAAGCCTTGGCCACTAGCTGCCACCATTCCGTTGGTATTATTTGCTTTCTTCCAATTAAAGTTTGCGGTAATTACGCCAGCTTTAATAACTGGCTCTTTTTCTGAAAGAATTCGTTTTACCTCTTATATCTTATTAGCTTGTTTGTTTAGTATGTTTATTTATGCGCCTATTGCGCATTGGACCTGGCACCCAGAGGGTTTCTTGTTTAAAATGGGCGTTTTAGACTTTGCGGGCGGTACGGTAGTACACATTTCGGCGGGTTGTGCTGCTTTGGCTTCTGCTATTTACTTAGGCAAACGCAAACAAGAAATTGCGCATACTACTCCAGCTAATATTCCATTTGTTTTAGTGGGTACCGGTTTACTTTGGTTCGGCTGGTTTGGTTTTAACGCCGGTTCGGCAGTAAGTGCCAGTGGATTAGCCGCTTCTGCTTTTGCAACTACTAATACTGCCGCTGCTGCTGCTGGTATAGCCTGGATTTTATTTGATGCATTCCGGGGTAAAAAACCTTCTGCTATGGGCTTCTGTATTGGGGTTGTAGTTGGTTTAGTAGCCATTACTCCTGCTGCAGGTTTTGTAGGTATTTCTGTAAGTATTTTTATTGGTACAGTAGCTGCTATTATCAGTAACCTGGCGGTATCCTGGAGAGGTAAATCCAGCTTAGACGATACTCTGGATGTATTTCCTTGCCACGGAGTAGGCGGTATTGTAGGTATGTTAATGACCGGTATTTTTGCTCATCAAGGCATTAACCCTGGTAACACTACCGGAAACGGTTTATTTTACGGCGAAACAAAATTATTCTTAATTCACTTAACTGCCCTAGGCATTGTAGTAGCCTTCTCTTTCCTGGGTACTTTCGTACTATTGAAAATTACAGATCTCATCACGCCATTACGAGTATCTGAAGAAGAAGAAAACATCGGCTTGGATGTATCGCAACACGAAGAAAAGTTATTGGTAGCTTAA